One segment of Sulfobacillus thermosulfidooxidans DSM 9293 DNA contains the following:
- a CDS encoding FAD-dependent oxidoreductase produces the protein MTHQEIFDLIVIGARGGGYSAAFRLANADKRVLLIDSLGNLGGNCLYEGCVPSKAVRQATIMVYNSTQANFLELRALVLQGIGQPFGTLKTVSNPGVTANIG, from the coding sequence ATGACTCATCAAGAAATTTTTGATCTCATCGTGATTGGTGCACGGGGAGGAGGATATTCTGCCGCATTTCGTCTTGCTAACGCTGATAAACGGGTATTACTTATTGATTCCTTAGGAAATCTCGGAGGCAACTGTCTTTATGAAGGATGCGTTCCCTCTAAAGCGGTGAGGCAAGCCACTATCATGGTCTATAACAGCACACAAGCCAATTTTTTGGAATTACGGGCTCTCGTGTTGCAGGGAATTGGTCAGCCATTCGGGACTTTAAAGACGGTATCCAATCCAGGCGTTACAGCCAACATCGGCTAG
- a CDS encoding YeeE/YedE thiosulfate transporter family protein — MVHTLNFGNFIITGSIKHIHPGLTFGISLIYATILLLVAYFLPRYQGGHKSCIRQSLSKTMDPTDQEYRADTLAYLSEGGLSVNTNSWNHEIVARDVPNPNFYSPIMLFVGAVIGVTVVLGIFLHQIFGESTTFSWLAGRLFLPHYAYSTKVFGKIGWEPLSDIGTFFGAFIAALFISRRFNAFRPVIPPSWRNRFGTNLVTRAIGAFVGSFLVLFGARMADGCASGHILSGGVQMAVSAWIFTIAVLIAMIITAKWVYGNASEKVNPAHESPSHPQRRVLP, encoded by the coding sequence TTGGTTCATACCTTAAACTTTGGCAATTTTATTATCACCGGTTCCATCAAGCATATACATCCCGGCCTGACCTTTGGTATATCTCTCATTTATGCTACCATCCTATTATTAGTGGCGTACTTTCTTCCTCGGTATCAAGGAGGACATAAAAGTTGCATTAGACAATCCTTATCGAAAACCATGGATCCTACTGATCAGGAATACCGCGCCGATACTTTGGCTTATCTTTCCGAAGGCGGTCTTTCCGTAAACACAAATAGTTGGAATCATGAGATCGTGGCCCGAGATGTTCCTAATCCTAACTTTTATTCCCCCATTATGTTATTTGTCGGTGCTGTCATTGGTGTGACGGTAGTCTTAGGAATTTTTCTCCATCAAATCTTTGGTGAATCGACAACTTTTTCGTGGTTAGCAGGTCGTTTATTTCTTCCTCACTATGCCTATAGCACCAAAGTCTTCGGAAAAATCGGGTGGGAGCCTTTATCCGATATCGGCACGTTCTTTGGTGCGTTCATAGCCGCCCTATTTATCAGTCGTCGTTTTAATGCCTTTCGGCCAGTCATCCCTCCTTCTTGGCGAAACCGATTTGGCACCAATCTTGTAACCCGGGCTATAGGCGCATTTGTGGGATCTTTTCTGGTTTTGTTTGGTGCCCGCATGGCTGATGGTTGTGCAAGCGGCCACATTTTAAGCGGAGGGGTTCAGATGGCGGTCAGTGCCTGGATTTTCACCATTGCCGTATTAATCGCCATGATCATCACGGCCAAATGGGTTTATGGCAATGCCAGTGAAAAAGTTAATCCGGCACACGAGAGCCCATCACATCCCCAAAGGAGGGTATTACCGTGA
- a CDS encoding YeeE/YedE thiosulfate transporter family protein yields the protein MIKADAPLWIGIVIGAIIGGFAELWGIANPETLIRLARWKDPLFIGCIAIGSAIGAVVLYGLYASGVDMHFGPKPVYIIGIVLGGLFFGVGMAISGYVPGSEWMALGEGRRDVLYAIPGGILGAAAWTL from the coding sequence ATGATTAAGGCAGATGCACCGTTATGGATTGGCATCGTAATTGGGGCGATTATTGGAGGATTTGCGGAATTATGGGGCATTGCAAATCCTGAGACATTGATCCGCTTAGCACGCTGGAAAGATCCTTTATTCATAGGATGTATTGCTATTGGCTCAGCAATTGGCGCTGTCGTCTTATATGGATTATATGCAAGTGGCGTTGATATGCATTTTGGTCCCAAACCCGTATATATAATCGGAATTGTGTTAGGCGGATTATTCTTTGGCGTGGGAATGGCTATTTCCGGATATGTGCCGGGTTCTGAATGGATGGCTCTTGGAGAAGGGCGGCGTGATGTTCTTTATGCTATTCCCGGTGGAATTCTAGGCGCTGCAGCTTGGACCTTGTAA
- a CDS encoding DUF2249 domain-containing protein, which produces MVVLDLKGLPASERRPRIAEAVNQLQTGESAIIVIQHEDFWTAIPKTIEGFASQVDFESITFENNYQTFNVLIHKK; this is translated from the coding sequence ATGGTTGTTTTAGATTTAAAAGGTTTACCAGCAAGCGAAAGGCGCCCGCGGATTGCCGAAGCGGTCAATCAACTTCAGACAGGCGAGTCAGCCATTATTGTGATTCAGCACGAAGATTTTTGGACGGCCATTCCAAAAACCATTGAAGGATTTGCAAGTCAAGTCGATTTTGAATCGATTACGTTTGAAAACAATTACCAAACCTTTAATGTCCTTATCCACAAAAAATAA